The Streptomyces sp. NBC_00483 genome contains the following window.
TCGCGGCCCTTGTCGTCGACGCCGAGGACCCCGAGCGGCTGGCCGCCTTCTGGTCCGAGCTGCTCGGGCGGCCGATCGAGACGCGTACGGGCCCGTACATCTGGCTGCGCCGGGAGGGCGGCCTGGTGTTCGGGTTCCAGCGGAATCCGCGGCCCACGCCCGGCAAGGACCGTATGCACGTCGACCTCACCTCGCCGGACCTCGCCGCCGAGCAGCAGCGGGTCGAGGCGCTCGGTGGGCGGCGGCTCGAGGAGTACGACGAGGGCGGGTTCCTGGTGATGGCGGACCCGGAGGGCAACGAGTTCTGCATCCTGCCCGAAGGGTCCGTGGACATGGACGACGACGGGCGCGCCCACTACCTGG
Protein-coding sequences here:
- a CDS encoding VOC family protein; this encodes MPAKPMQIAALVVDAEDPERLAAFWSELLGRPIETRTGPYIWLRREGGLVFGFQRNPRPTPGKDRMHVDLTSPDLAAEQQRVEALGGRRLEEYDEGGFLVMADPEGNEFCILPEGSVDMDDDGRAHYLE